A genomic window from Brevibacillus agri includes:
- a CDS encoding STAS domain-containing protein has translation MDYRATETNGQATLFFAGELDMAVGDRVGELLQQYGGRNHSVTVDFQGVSFVDSSGIGSLYFTTKELLASGKQVEIVNVREEILDILSVLGFTEALGITVGKVGETGFDAKQRDCI, from the coding sequence ATGGACTACCGAGCAACAGAGACGAACGGACAGGCTACGCTGTTTTTCGCCGGAGAGCTGGACATGGCTGTGGGAGATCGAGTGGGTGAATTGCTCCAGCAGTACGGAGGGCGCAATCATTCCGTTACCGTCGATTTTCAAGGTGTATCCTTTGTAGATTCTTCCGGTATTGGAAGTCTGTATTTTACTACGAAAGAACTGCTTGCTTCTGGCAAACAGGTAGAGATTGTCAATGTCCGCGAAGAAATTTTGGATATTTTAAGCGTACTGGGCTTTACCGAGGCGCTGGGCATTACGGTGGGAAAAGTGGGCGAAACCGGGTTTGACGCGAAACAGCGTGATTGTATATAA